From Streptomyces sp. Edi4, one genomic window encodes:
- a CDS encoding sulfotransferase domain-containing protein translates to MTGSSVFPELSAAPDIHVLSFPKCGRTWLRLLMAKAISISWGLPMEICRDLRLEEFSSADPRIPKITFSHDDQVGWRTPAQLSTDKAPYRRRRVVFLTRDLRDTTVSYYFQRTLRPDNPYTGPLGQFIGENEGSLRTCVAFWNIWHARRDVPRSFLLTSYERLATDTPGELARILAFCGLPRVEPEALREAVQYAGFSSMRAMELSDALHSERLRPGRPGDPESFKTRRGIIGGFRDYLTAAQIREADDLIRTTLVPDWHAMAFAADVIPSPQCGRPGSQHADT, encoded by the coding sequence ATGACAGGCTCGTCGGTATTTCCTGAACTGTCTGCCGCACCGGATATCCATGTCCTCTCCTTTCCGAAGTGCGGACGTACCTGGCTGCGGCTGCTGATGGCCAAGGCCATCTCGATCAGCTGGGGCCTGCCGATGGAGATCTGCCGCGATCTGCGGTTGGAGGAGTTCAGTTCCGCGGACCCGCGTATCCCCAAGATCACCTTCAGCCACGACGACCAGGTCGGGTGGCGCACACCCGCGCAACTGTCCACGGACAAGGCGCCCTACCGCAGGCGACGGGTCGTGTTCTTGACTCGCGACCTGCGGGACACGACGGTCTCCTACTACTTCCAGCGCACCCTGCGGCCGGACAACCCCTACACCGGACCGCTCGGACAGTTCATCGGCGAGAATGAGGGCAGCCTGCGGACCTGTGTCGCGTTCTGGAACATCTGGCACGCCCGTAGGGACGTTCCGCGCTCGTTCCTCCTCACCTCCTACGAGCGTCTCGCAACCGACACCCCCGGAGAACTCGCCCGGATCCTGGCCTTCTGCGGGCTCCCGCGAGTTGAGCCCGAAGCACTGCGGGAAGCGGTGCAATACGCCGGCTTCTCGAGCATGCGGGCGATGGAACTCAGCGACGCCCTCCACTCGGAACGCCTGCGGCCCGGCAGACCGGGCGACCCCGAGTCCTTCAAGACCCGCCGCGGGATCATCGGGGGATTCCGCGATTACCTGACAGCGGCCCAGATCAGGGAGGCCGATGACCTGATCAGGACCACCCTGGTTCCTGACTGGCACGCGATGGCGTTCGCGGCGGATGTGATCCCGTCGCCGCAATGCGGTAGGCCCGGAAGCCAGCACGCTGACACCTGA
- a CDS encoding HEXXH motif-containing putative peptide modification protein → MRVEPDTEEAVDERTRLLGRMRRVLERAELAPPGNDGLRHPAAVEVAHTAQQALRAGPLGAERRRRLAERLERVSPSAFAPADPQGHLSRSVTRALRSVPAHRGVDGQPATAGVVVWQEHEREALARAVGLLTRVWPQAAAEVRETVAEIALLEGDAIDGFTDFTIHGAILVHRARLTDSAAGLPGPVRFAEALVHEGAHTRCNAAALTGPFLLPDRHEGAGAAPRGEDLLVETPLRADPRPLTGLFQQTVVLARSVLLYRRLAGLSPVVDSRHEMLVGSAHQAVHALGAHADKLTPHGRQLLAECADHVGAAT, encoded by the coding sequence ATGCGCGTCGAACCGGACACCGAGGAAGCCGTCGACGAGCGGACGCGGCTGCTGGGGCGCATGCGGCGCGTGCTCGAGCGGGCGGAGCTGGCGCCGCCGGGCAACGACGGCCTGCGCCACCCGGCGGCGGTCGAGGTCGCCCACACAGCCCAACAGGCGCTGCGGGCCGGCCCGCTGGGAGCGGAGCGGCGGCGCAGGCTGGCAGAACGACTGGAGCGCGTGTCACCGTCCGCCTTCGCGCCCGCCGATCCGCAGGGCCACCTGAGCCGTAGCGTGACCCGGGCGCTACGGTCGGTCCCCGCTCACCGGGGCGTCGACGGACAGCCGGCCACGGCCGGGGTCGTGGTGTGGCAGGAGCATGAGCGCGAGGCGCTGGCACGGGCTGTCGGACTGCTGACCCGGGTCTGGCCTCAAGCCGCCGCCGAGGTACGGGAGACGGTCGCCGAGATCGCGCTGCTGGAAGGTGACGCGATCGACGGGTTCACCGACTTCACCATTCACGGCGCGATCCTGGTGCACCGGGCCCGCCTGACGGACAGTGCCGCCGGGCTGCCGGGCCCGGTGCGGTTCGCCGAGGCCCTGGTCCACGAGGGCGCGCACACCCGGTGCAACGCGGCGGCCCTGACAGGTCCCTTTCTGCTTCCCGACCGCCATGAGGGCGCCGGAGCCGCGCCCCGGGGCGAGGATCTGCTGGTCGAGACGCCACTGCGGGCCGACCCGCGGCCGCTGACCGGCTTGTTCCAGCAGACGGTGGTGCTGGCCCGCAGTGTGCTGCTGTACCGGCGGCTCGCGGGTCTGAGCCCGGTGGTCGACTCCCGGCACGAGATGCTCGTGGGCTCGGCGCACCAGGCCGTTCATGCCCTGGGGGCCCACGCCGACAAGTTGACGCCCCACGGCAGACAGCTGCTCGCGGAGTGCGCCGACCACGTCGGAGCGGCCACGTGA
- the msrA gene encoding peptide-methionine (S)-S-oxide reductase MsrA has protein sequence MIFGRRPPELPTPEQALKGRPEPEFTLPSRHTVLGNPLAGPYPGGLEVADFGMGCFWGAERKFWQTPGVWTTLVGYQGGSTVNPAYEEVCSGLTGHTEAVRVVYDPARVSYAQLLKVFWENHDPTQGFRQGNDVGTQYRSAIYTHSPQQEATARASREAYQEVLTASGHGTITTELLPAEGRPFYPAEPYHQQYLDKNPAGYCGIGGTGVKLAAPFETNWGASCPTGLATAPNPQE, from the coding sequence ATGATCTTCGGCCGTCGCCCGCCCGAGCTGCCCACCCCCGAGCAGGCCCTCAAGGGCCGCCCGGAGCCGGAATTCACGCTGCCCTCCCGGCACACGGTCCTCGGCAACCCGCTGGCGGGTCCCTACCCCGGGGGCCTTGAGGTCGCGGACTTCGGCATGGGCTGTTTCTGGGGAGCCGAGCGCAAGTTCTGGCAGACGCCGGGCGTCTGGACGACGCTGGTCGGCTACCAGGGCGGCAGCACGGTGAACCCGGCGTACGAGGAGGTCTGCTCGGGCCTGACCGGGCACACCGAGGCGGTCCGGGTGGTGTACGACCCGGCCCGCGTCTCCTACGCCCAGCTCCTGAAGGTGTTCTGGGAGAACCACGACCCGACGCAGGGGTTCCGCCAGGGCAACGACGTGGGGACCCAGTACCGCTCGGCGATCTACACCCACAGCCCCCAGCAGGAGGCCACGGCGCGGGCCTCGCGCGAGGCCTATCAGGAGGTCCTGACGGCCTCGGGCCACGGCACGATCACGACGGAGCTGCTGCCTGCCGAGGGCCGCCCGTTCTACCCGGCGGAGCCCTACCACCAGCAGTATCTGGACAAGAACCCGGCGGGCTACTGCGGCATCGGCGGAACGGGCGTCAAGCTGGCGGCGCCGTTCGAGACGAACTGGGGTGCGTCCTGCCCCACGGGGCTCGCGACGGCACCAAACCCGCAGGAGTAG
- a CDS encoding aldo/keto reductase encodes MKRRTLNNGTCVPRIGFGVWPLTDDQAYTAVTHALDAGYRRIDTAQVYGNEAGVGRAVRDSGVPRQDVFITTKLWNADQGYDAALHAFDASLRRLGTDYIDLYLIHWPAPEQNLYVASYKALEGLHAERRAKAIGVSNFTATTLGRLLAETGTVPVLNQIELHPYLPQNEMRAIAAERSIATEAWSPLAQGGRLLAEPVLTRLAEKYGKTPAQVVIRWHLQLGNLVIPRSVTPSRIRENIDVYDFDLTSEDLCDIAALDNGGRIGPDPDAANYPGR; translated from the coding sequence ATGAAACGTCGCACCCTCAACAACGGCACCTGCGTCCCACGGATCGGCTTCGGTGTCTGGCCGCTGACGGACGATCAGGCGTACACGGCCGTCACCCATGCCCTGGACGCCGGCTACCGCCGCATCGACACGGCCCAGGTCTACGGCAACGAGGCGGGCGTCGGCCGCGCGGTCCGCGATTCAGGCGTCCCCCGTCAGGACGTATTCATCACCACCAAACTGTGGAACGCCGACCAGGGATACGACGCCGCGCTCCACGCGTTCGACGCGAGCCTGCGTCGCCTGGGCACCGACTACATCGACCTTTACTTGATCCACTGGCCCGCCCCGGAGCAGAACCTGTACGTCGCGTCGTACAAGGCCCTGGAGGGGCTCCACGCCGAACGGCGCGCCAAAGCGATCGGCGTCTCCAACTTCACCGCCACCACCCTCGGCCGGCTACTGGCGGAGACCGGTACCGTCCCAGTCCTCAACCAGATCGAGCTTCACCCCTACCTCCCCCAGAACGAGATGCGCGCGATCGCCGCCGAGCGGTCCATCGCCACCGAGGCCTGGAGCCCGCTCGCCCAGGGCGGGCGGCTCCTCGCCGAGCCGGTCCTCACCCGTCTCGCCGAGAAGTACGGGAAAACGCCGGCCCAGGTCGTGATCCGTTGGCACCTACAGCTCGGGAACCTGGTGATTCCCCGGTCGGTGACCCCGTCGCGGATCCGGGAGAACATCGATGTCTACGACTTCGACCTCACCTCGGAGGATCTGTGCGACATCGCCGCCCTAGACAACGGCGGCCGGATCGGCCCTGATCCGGACGCGGCCAACTACCCTGGCCGATAA
- a CDS encoding NAD-dependent epimerase/dehydratase family protein produces the protein MQQRANRRPALGRTVVTGAAGFIGSHLVESLLADGTTVVGVDRRAPHLDSVAAANLGRVLGDPNFTLITADLRTCPLTAIFRQADAVFHLAALPGVRDSWGERFTEYASCNIFATERVVAACEDARVPRLVYASSSSVYGTSSRATREVTTPNPASPYAVSKLAGEQLCLAHAGSARSELTAVALRLFTVYGPRQRPDMLIGRALTAALGGPELTLYGDGSHTRDFTYVGDVVRAAIAAATRRIETTVLNVGAGVSTSVLEVLSAVEELSGRAVPVTRLPAQAGDVDATLADRSQAAALLDWAPRTTLVQGIAHQLSYLTADASAKRNAQGGARRRERTEGLTPR, from the coding sequence ATGCAGCAGCGGGCGAACCGGCGACCGGCACTGGGCAGGACCGTCGTCACAGGCGCCGCTGGTTTCATCGGCTCGCACCTCGTCGAATCCCTCCTCGCCGACGGGACCACCGTGGTCGGCGTGGACCGGCGCGCCCCGCATCTCGACTCGGTGGCGGCGGCCAACCTGGGCCGAGTGCTCGGCGACCCGAACTTCACGCTCATCACGGCTGACCTGCGGACCTGTCCGCTCACAGCCATCTTCCGGCAGGCCGACGCGGTCTTCCACCTCGCCGCTCTGCCAGGGGTGCGCGATTCGTGGGGCGAGCGGTTCACCGAATACGCGTCGTGCAACATCTTCGCCACCGAACGCGTGGTGGCCGCCTGCGAGGACGCCCGCGTACCCCGCCTCGTCTACGCCTCCTCCTCCAGCGTCTACGGGACCAGCAGCCGCGCCACCCGCGAGGTGACCACGCCGAACCCCGCCTCCCCCTACGCGGTCAGCAAGCTCGCCGGAGAACAGCTGTGCCTGGCCCACGCCGGCAGCGCCAGGTCGGAGCTGACCGCGGTGGCCCTGCGCCTGTTCACCGTCTACGGGCCCCGACAACGCCCCGACATGCTGATCGGCCGCGCCCTCACGGCGGCTCTGGGAGGCCCGGAGTTGACGCTCTACGGGGACGGCAGCCACACCCGCGACTTCACATACGTCGGTGACGTGGTCCGCGCCGCGATCGCCGCCGCCACCCGGCGGATCGAAACGACCGTCCTCAATGTCGGGGCCGGCGTCAGCACCAGCGTGCTGGAGGTGCTGTCCGCCGTCGAGGAGTTGAGCGGCCGCGCGGTGCCGGTCACCAGGCTCCCCGCACAGGCCGGCGATGTGGACGCCACCCTCGCCGACCGCTCCCAGGCAGCGGCCCTCCTGGACTGGGCACCACGCACCACCCTCGTCCAAGGCATCGCCCACCAGTTGTCCTACCTCACCGCCGACGCGTCAGCGAAACGCAACGCTCAGGGTGGCGCTCGTCGAAGAGAGCGAACCGAGGGGCTGACGCCCCGCTGA
- a CDS encoding NAD(P)-dependent alcohol dehydrogenase codes for MTTVAAYAAPAAKAPLERTTIERRPVGPNDVLIEIKYAGICHSDIHQVNEGWGEAIFPMVPGHEIAGVITEVGSDVTAFQVGDHAGVGCFVDSCGKCEACQSGQNQFCSDGVSTYNAIGRDGTPAYGGYSTHIVVDADHTLRIPDSIPLDVAAPLLCAGITLYSPLKRWQAGPGKKVAILGLGGLGHMGVKIAHALGAEVTVLSQSLRKQEDGLKLGADHYFATSDEETFTKLAGTFDLIVSTVSAPLDLGAYLALLKTGGAFVNVGAPEEPNALNMFGLIGGNKILAGSMIGSIAETQEMLDFCAEHGLGAEIELIRADQINEAYERVLASDVRYRFVIDTATI; via the coding sequence ATGACCACCGTCGCCGCGTACGCCGCCCCCGCCGCCAAGGCTCCGCTGGAGCGCACCACCATTGAGCGCCGCCCGGTGGGCCCCAACGACGTACTCATCGAGATCAAGTACGCCGGGATCTGCCACTCCGACATCCACCAGGTGAACGAGGGCTGGGGCGAGGCCATCTTCCCGATGGTGCCGGGGCACGAGATCGCCGGCGTGATCACCGAGGTCGGCTCGGACGTCACCGCCTTCCAGGTCGGCGACCACGCGGGGGTCGGCTGCTTCGTCGACTCCTGCGGCAAGTGCGAGGCCTGCCAGTCCGGGCAGAACCAGTTCTGCTCGGACGGCGTCTCGACGTACAACGCGATCGGCCGGGACGGCACGCCCGCCTACGGCGGTTACTCCACGCACATCGTCGTGGACGCCGATCACACCCTGCGCATACCCGACAGCATCCCGCTCGACGTGGCGGCCCCGCTGCTCTGCGCCGGCATCACCCTGTACTCGCCGCTCAAGCGGTGGCAGGCGGGCCCCGGCAAGAAGGTCGCCATCCTCGGGCTCGGCGGGCTCGGCCACATGGGCGTGAAGATCGCGCACGCGCTCGGCGCGGAGGTGACCGTGCTCAGCCAGTCGCTGCGCAAGCAGGAGGACGGGCTGAAGCTGGGCGCCGACCACTACTTCGCGACCAGCGACGAGGAGACGTTCACCAAGCTCGCCGGCACTTTCGACCTCATCGTTTCCACGGTCTCCGCCCCGCTGGACCTCGGCGCGTACCTCGCGCTCCTCAAGACCGGCGGCGCGTTCGTGAACGTGGGCGCCCCTGAGGAGCCGAACGCGCTCAACATGTTCGGCCTCATCGGCGGCAACAAGATCCTCGCCGGTTCGATGATCGGCTCCATCGCCGAGACCCAGGAGATGCTGGACTTCTGCGCGGAGCACGGGCTGGGCGCGGAGATCGAACTGATCCGCGCGGACCAGATCAACGAGGCGTACGAGCGGGTCCTGGCCAGCGATGTCCGCTACCGCTTCGTGATCGACACGGCGACGATCTGA
- a CDS encoding glycosyltransferase family 4 protein gives MRIAYLHQGSIPSFFANGVHVMRMCDAFTDAGHDATLYSLPGTYTDDDPYAYYGVRHRFPIRLVPAPDHTPAGYRRRGEDIRGLLTGDALPDLIYARDPYTLTATADLAPFVYEVHQLRRDLPAGTEQALLSHPRLARVVVITHALAHDLQEAYEHLGTLPIHVAPDCADPPGPDTAAVTPMLPGRPDAPKIGYVGHLYDGRGIDLILDLAGRLPLFDFHLVGGTTEDRARWEDPCPHPNVYFHGHQPPSALHGYFPLFDVVLAPHQPKVYTWGRLDEIGRWTSPMKLFEYMAHGRAIVASDLPVLREVLQDRVNCLLRPSDSPQAWADALIELTADRTLRGRLGDEARREFLELYTWRRRAGLVLADLGLPDTPGTGRTP, from the coding sequence ATGCGCATCGCCTACCTGCACCAGGGCAGCATCCCCTCGTTCTTCGCCAACGGCGTCCACGTCATGCGCATGTGCGACGCGTTCACTGACGCCGGGCACGACGCCACTCTCTACTCCCTGCCCGGCACGTACACCGACGACGACCCGTACGCGTACTACGGCGTTCGTCACCGCTTCCCGATCCGGCTGGTCCCCGCCCCCGACCACACCCCGGCCGGCTACCGCAGACGCGGCGAAGACATCCGCGGGCTACTGACCGGTGACGCCCTGCCCGACCTCATCTATGCCCGCGATCCCTACACCCTCACCGCCACCGCCGATCTCGCCCCCTTCGTGTACGAGGTCCACCAACTGCGCCGGGACCTGCCCGCCGGGACCGAACAGGCCCTGCTCAGCCATCCTCGGCTCGCGCGCGTCGTCGTCATCACCCATGCGCTCGCCCACGACCTCCAAGAGGCCTACGAGCACCTGGGCACGTTGCCCATCCACGTGGCGCCCGACTGCGCGGACCCGCCGGGCCCCGACACGGCGGCCGTGACACCCATGCTGCCGGGCCGCCCGGACGCACCGAAGATCGGCTACGTCGGGCACCTCTACGACGGACGTGGCATCGACCTCATCCTCGACCTGGCCGGCCGCCTCCCCCTCTTCGACTTCCACCTGGTCGGCGGCACCACCGAGGACCGGGCCCGCTGGGAAGACCCCTGCCCGCACCCCAACGTGTACTTCCACGGGCACCAGCCGCCATCCGCCCTCCACGGCTACTTCCCCCTCTTCGACGTGGTCCTCGCCCCCCACCAGCCCAAGGTGTACACCTGGGGCCGGCTCGACGAGATCGGACGCTGGACCTCCCCGATGAAGCTGTTCGAGTACATGGCCCACGGCCGGGCCATCGTCGCCTCGGACCTCCCGGTCCTGCGGGAAGTCCTTCAGGACCGCGTCAACTGCCTGTTACGTCCGTCCGACTCCCCGCAGGCGTGGGCCGACGCCCTCATCGAGCTCACGGCGGACCGGACGTTGCGCGGGAGGCTCGGCGACGAGGCCCGGCGGGAGTTCCTGGAGCTGTACACCTGGCGCCGCCGGGCCGGCTTGGTTCTCGCGGACCTCGGCCTGCCGGACACCCCGGGCACCGGCCGCACGCCGTGA
- a CDS encoding class I SAM-dependent methyltransferase: MNDVPPLPCPGYAFDFADDYDRWFAKPGITGATVESLAALAGHGPVLELGIGTGRVALPLAARGVEVHGVDGSEAMLRRLRAKPQGADIPVTVGDFADVPVDGSFSLAFLAGGTFCELPDQTAQARCFSNVAARLTPGGLFVLDAHVPEALAVATGPEVVSEGDDHLVLCYRRLDPSAQRYRSHYVIHEDGRTRHLRVEFRYASHGELDLMAGQAGLRLKERWGSWSGAPFTRDSAYHVSVYERP, translated from the coding sequence ATGAACGACGTCCCCCCGTTGCCGTGCCCCGGCTACGCCTTTGACTTCGCCGACGACTACGACCGTTGGTTCGCCAAGCCCGGCATCACCGGAGCGACCGTCGAATCCCTCGCCGCTCTCGCCGGCCACGGGCCGGTCCTCGAACTCGGCATCGGCACCGGCCGGGTGGCCCTGCCCCTGGCGGCACGCGGCGTCGAGGTGCACGGCGTCGACGGCTCCGAGGCGATGCTCCGCCGCCTGCGTGCCAAGCCGCAAGGAGCCGACATCCCGGTGACGGTCGGCGACTTCGCCGACGTCCCGGTCGACGGAAGCTTCAGCCTGGCCTTTCTCGCCGGCGGCACCTTCTGCGAACTGCCGGACCAGACCGCGCAGGCCCGCTGCTTCAGCAACGTGGCAGCGCGGCTCACGCCGGGCGGTCTGTTCGTGCTGGACGCCCATGTGCCCGAGGCCCTGGCAGTGGCGACCGGCCCCGAGGTCGTCTCCGAGGGAGACGACCACCTGGTGCTCTGCTACCGCCGCCTCGATCCGTCGGCTCAGCGCTACCGCTCGCACTACGTCATCCACGAGGACGGACGCACCCGGCACCTACGCGTCGAGTTCCGCTACGCGAGCCACGGCGAGCTCGACCTGATGGCCGGTCAGGCCGGCCTGCGGCTCAAGGAACGCTGGGGCAGCTGGAGCGGCGCCCCCTTCACCCGCGACAGCGCCTACCACGTCTCCGTCTACGAACGCCCCTGA
- a CDS encoding ferredoxin, translating into MTDEWRLDIESRRCIGSGVCASTAPDHFAIDSTHHSRPTAAHVTPDDRVLDAAFTCPVEAISVVERRTGLTLFPEDFEDH; encoded by the coding sequence ATGACGGATGAATGGCGGCTCGACATCGAGAGCCGTCGCTGCATCGGTTCGGGAGTGTGCGCGAGTACCGCGCCCGACCACTTCGCGATCGACAGCACCCATCACTCACGGCCGACCGCCGCGCACGTCACCCCCGACGACCGCGTGCTGGACGCGGCGTTCACCTGCCCCGTGGAGGCCATCTCGGTCGTCGAGCGAAGGACGGGACTGACGCTCTTTCCCGAGGATTTCGAAGATCACTGA
- a CDS encoding YcaO-like family protein — protein sequence MTSWTPQVFAPYPEQPGIVFARVAARSAAFESTSAAGGAPVLVGAAAGHDRGQVAVSARGELLERLANVLAGRAAEAAPELVGTREDLRRKGIPTIEPRPGADTRRLWVRSRTTRGEEAFVPAGSAFLHHRPPAGCDAAQSSGSTGIAAHPEGKAAARHAAWEVLERDLLRRSWYGLTDRPPSLVPFVPPPPLAAFLRSAGLTMTAFGVPAPAATACVVVCLHQPDGTGQAFGARCGPANTVGSLAEKAAYEALMVRWSMRTPVARAAWGKWHGASEPATAVEHALWTYHRQDSLRLWNVSPHDIGARPDSGVPTDPPDPLDVLARHTGQEVALVESTAAAARDAGVRVVRVLAPGALPLPSGPGTGPPHPFG from the coding sequence GTGACGTCGTGGACGCCGCAGGTGTTCGCGCCCTATCCGGAACAGCCCGGCATCGTGTTCGCGCGAGTGGCCGCCCGCTCGGCGGCGTTCGAGAGCACGAGCGCGGCCGGCGGGGCGCCGGTGCTCGTCGGTGCCGCCGCAGGGCACGACCGGGGCCAGGTCGCCGTGAGCGCGCGCGGAGAGCTGCTGGAACGGCTCGCGAACGTGCTGGCGGGCCGGGCGGCCGAGGCGGCCCCCGAACTGGTGGGCACCCGCGAGGACCTGCGCCGCAAGGGGATACCCACCATCGAGCCGCGGCCCGGCGCGGACACCAGACGGTTGTGGGTACGCAGCCGGACGACCCGCGGCGAAGAAGCGTTCGTCCCGGCGGGCTCGGCATTCCTCCACCACCGGCCCCCCGCCGGATGCGACGCCGCGCAGTCGTCTGGCTCCACCGGCATCGCCGCGCACCCCGAGGGGAAGGCGGCGGCTCGCCACGCGGCCTGGGAAGTGCTCGAACGCGACCTGCTGCGGCGCAGTTGGTACGGGCTCACGGACCGGCCGCCGAGCCTGGTCCCGTTCGTTCCCCCGCCGCCACTGGCCGCCTTCCTCCGGTCCGCGGGGCTGACGATGACGGCCTTCGGCGTCCCCGCTCCGGCCGCGACAGCCTGTGTCGTCGTATGCCTGCACCAGCCCGACGGCACCGGTCAGGCGTTCGGCGCCCGCTGCGGGCCGGCGAACACCGTCGGGTCCCTGGCCGAGAAGGCGGCGTACGAGGCGCTCATGGTGCGGTGGAGCATGCGGACACCGGTCGCCCGCGCGGCCTGGGGAAAGTGGCACGGCGCGAGCGAACCGGCGACCGCCGTCGAGCACGCGCTGTGGACCTATCACCGCCAGGACAGCCTCCGGTTGTGGAACGTGTCGCCGCACGACATCGGCGCCCGGCCGGACAGTGGTGTGCCGACTGATCCGCCCGACCCGCTCGACGTACTCGCCAGGCACACCGGCCAGGAGGTCGCCCTGGTGGAGAGCACGGCCGCGGCGGCCCGCGACGCGGGCGTGCGAGTGGTGCGCGTACTCGCCCCCGGGGCCCTGCCCCTGCCGTCCGGCCCCGGAACCGGCCCCCCTCACCCCTTCGGCTAG
- a CDS encoding cytochrome P450 has protein sequence MTQSEQIPAFPFPHRDGLDPIPEFAELRRNAPVTRVRMPSGDTAWLVTRHADVRRVLGDPCFSRARATRGEGPRVARTTTLPDSILAADPPDHSRLRRLVAPALGGRRAEAMRSDIALLADQLLASMERQPQPADLVACFTRPLTLTVICDLLGTPRLDGDQLDTWNDAMRSVTAMPDTDVMAAVDDMTGYLTDLVAAKRAHPGNDMLSVLIAARDEGDRLSQGELISFCVVLLAGGYGTTADRLAGLLHLLLDQPERYQLLRHEPELIPSAVEELLRFAQATVGANLRVAVQDVVLSGVKIAEGEAVIALTSSANHDEDVHTAPETLDLTRAAPAHLAFGHGAHFCVGAQLARVQLQEALAAVVRRLPALRAAGPADWKRGQITRSPRTLPVRW, from the coding sequence ATGACACAGTCAGAACAGATCCCGGCGTTCCCCTTCCCGCACCGGGACGGGCTCGACCCGATACCCGAGTTCGCCGAGCTGCGCCGCAACGCCCCGGTCACCCGGGTCCGGATGCCCAGCGGCGACACCGCGTGGCTGGTGACCCGGCACGCGGACGTCCGCCGCGTCCTGGGGGACCCGTGTTTCAGCCGGGCCCGGGCAACCAGGGGAGAGGGGCCAAGGGTCGCGCGCACGACCACGCTGCCGGACTCGATCCTCGCCGCCGACCCGCCCGACCACTCCCGGCTGCGCAGGCTCGTCGCGCCCGCTCTCGGCGGACGCCGGGCAGAGGCGATGCGAAGCGACATCGCGCTCCTGGCCGACCAGTTGCTGGCGAGCATGGAGCGGCAGCCACAGCCCGCCGATCTCGTCGCGTGCTTCACCCGGCCGCTCACCCTGACCGTGATCTGCGATCTGCTCGGGACACCCCGGCTCGACGGTGACCAGCTCGACACCTGGAACGACGCAATGCGCAGCGTCACCGCCATGCCGGACACCGACGTCATGGCGGCCGTGGACGACATGACCGGCTACCTCACCGACCTCGTCGCCGCCAAACGCGCCCACCCCGGAAACGACATGCTGAGCGTGTTGATCGCGGCACGTGACGAGGGGGACCGGCTGAGCCAGGGCGAGCTCATCTCTTTCTGTGTCGTCCTGCTCGCCGGCGGTTACGGCACCACCGCCGACCGGCTCGCCGGCCTGCTCCACCTGCTGCTGGACCAGCCGGAGCGCTACCAACTGCTGCGCCACGAACCGGAGCTGATCCCCAGTGCCGTCGAGGAACTGCTGCGGTTCGCCCAGGCCACCGTCGGGGCCAACCTCCGGGTGGCCGTTCAGGACGTGGTGCTCAGCGGAGTGAAGATCGCGGAGGGTGAGGCGGTGATCGCCCTCACCTCCTCGGCCAACCACGACGAGGACGTCCACACCGCGCCGGAAACGCTCGATCTCACCCGGGCCGCGCCGGCCCACCTGGCCTTCGGCCACGGCGCCCACTTCTGCGTCGGGGCGCAACTCGCCCGGGTCCAGCTCCAAGAGGCCCTCGCCGCTGTGGTGCGCCGTTTGCCGGCACTGCGCGCGGCGGGCCCGGCGGACTGGAAACGCGGCCAGATCACCCGGTCCCCGCGCACGCTGCCGGTGCGCTGGTGA